Proteins encoded within one genomic window of Acipenser ruthenus chromosome 32, fAciRut3.2 maternal haplotype, whole genome shotgun sequence:
- the LOC131703251 gene encoding uncharacterized transmembrane protein DDB_G0289901-like isoform X2 gives MTISCSLTGILGGAVEGIVGCILTHTVTDSTTVGGAIGGAVGGIMTLAFTAAGASVVWGFIGFIIGGAVGGAVRGILTLTVTVAGASVVGGAIGFIFGGAVGGILTLTVIAASAAAVGGAIGHRFGGTVGGAVGGAVGNAVGGAVGHSVRGAVEGAVRGILTLTVTVACAAVVGGAIGFIFGSAVRGILALTVTVAAAIGGIIAYRYGGAVGGAVGGAVGGAVGDILTLTSAGASAVGGRALALRDPGAVALRDTLRDTDAVKFSFRLVLGGVTFLAAAALFLYVIFSEDEQEEELREMEERRMKWAMENWLRVIEEKLKKEMEEKLTKMKWWRKIEMKSKLRKEIEEKLSEIKKTLEVEIEKTPSETKATWKKMEKKLRQLKEKRMRKLEEELKRLNV, from the exons ATGACCATCAGTTGCAGTTTAACAGGCATACTTGGAGGCGCAGTCGAAGGCATAGTTGGAtgcatactgacacacacagtgacagattCTACCACGGTCGGAGGCGCAATTGGAGGTGCAGTCGGAGGCATAATGACACTCGCATTCACAGCTGCTGGTGCTAGCGTGGTCTGGGGCTTTATCGGATTCATAATCGGAGGGGCAGTCGGAGGCGCAGTCAGAGGCATACTGACTCTCACAGTCACAGTTGCAGGTGCTTCTGTGGTCGGAGGTGCAATCGGATTCATATTTGGAGGTGCAGTCGGAGGCATACTGACACTCACAGTCATAGCTGCAAGTGCTGCTGCAGTCGGAGGTGCAATCGGACACAGATTCGGAGGCACAGTCGGAGGCGCAGTCGGAGGAGCAGTCGGAAATGCAGTCGGAGGCGCAGTCGGACACTCAGTCAGAGGGGCAGTCGAAGGCGCAGTCAGAGGCATACTGACACTCACAGTCACAGTTGCATGTGCTGCTGTGGTCGGAGGTGCAATCGGATTCATATTTGGAAGCGCAGTCAGAGGCATACTGGCACTCACAGTCACAGTTGCTGCTGCCATCGGAGGCATAATCGCCTACAGATATGGAGGTGCAGTTGGAGGTGCAGTCGGAGGTGCAGTCGGAGGTGCAGTTGGAGACATACTGACACTCACATCTGCAGGTGCTTCTGCTGTCGGAGGAAGAGCATTGGCACTCAGAGACCCAGGTGCAGTGGCactcagagacacactgagagacacggaTGCAGTCAAATTCTCATTCAGACTTGTGTTAGGTGGAGTCACATTCCTAGCTGCAGCAGCTTTGTTTCTTTACGTTATCTT CAGTGAGGATGAGCAGGAGGAGGAactgagagagatggaggagagacGGATGAAGTGGGCGATGGAGAATTGGCTCAGAGTGATAGAGGAGAAActgaagaaagagatggaggagaaactgaCAAAGATGAAGTGGTGGAGGAAGATAGAGATGAAGAGTAAACTTAGGAAAGAAATTGAGGAGAAACTGAGTGAGATCaagaagacactggaggtggAGATAGAGAAGACACCGAGTGAGACAAAGGCAACATGGAAGAAGATGGAGAAGAAACTGAGGCAGCTGAAGGAGAAACGGATGAGGAAGCTGGAGGAGGAACTGAagag actaaatgtatga